GAGGATGTCTGGCATGTCTACAACCAGCGGGCCTGTTGCGAGAATTTCATCAAGGAAGGCATCTACGGTTTCGGCTTGGACAAGAGCGTTACAGAGGATTGGGCCGGGGGCGAGGCTCTATTTCGATCTGGTCATGCTCTCCTACAACCTCATGAACTGGTTCAAGGAAAAGGCCCTCGGACTCAAGCTCTCCAGTTGCTGGCCTTTCCAGGAAGAATTCCTTAGAGCCAAAGCAGCGCTCACCTGAAAGACCCCCTCCATCAGGGTTGGGAAAGTTAGGCCCGGGGCCGGGAAAGGGAGTCCATGTCTAAAAATAGGACATTTTCGGCTTCAGGACCGTCAAAAGGCGATATTCATGCAAAAAATCCCCGAAATAGCGCTCATACCAGCCCAACCTAACCTGAAAAAGCACCCTTCGTGATATGTGAGGGCAATTTCGTGGCCCGATCGCCCGTCCGGGACGAGTAATGCATAATTTGGGATATTGCGTTCCCAGTGACACCGGTTCGTAACTGACTTATTATTCTACAGACTCGTTAGGCCATGTAATAATTGGAGGGAACTATGAAAGCAGAATTTACCGCTATTATTGAGTCCGCTCCTGAAGGCGGATATTGGGCGATATGCCCTGAAATCCCCGGAGCTAATGGACAAGGTGATACGATAGAAGAAGCAAAAGATAATCTTCGACAAGCTATTAAATTGATATTGGAAGATCGGCGAGAGGACATTCTGCGAGGTTTACCCGAAGACGCGATCCGGGACAAAGTAATGGTTGCATGAAACGTCAAGATCTTTAACGGAAACCCAGGATTGCCGGATGTTATTTGAAACGGGAGGGTGGATCTCACTCTCTTTGGATAAATCCAAAGAATGGAATTATTGATGCAGTCCCACGGCAGAAAGAAATCAAAGAACCATTGGCAAAGAAAATTCTGAAGAATTTGGA
This Deltaproteobacteria bacterium DNA region includes the following protein-coding sequences:
- a CDS encoding type II toxin-antitoxin system HicB family antitoxin; this encodes MKAEFTAIIESAPEGGYWAICPEIPGANGQGDTIEEAKDNLRQAIKLILEDRREDILRGLPEDAIRDKVMVA